CGGCGACCAATTCGTCATTTTGGAAGGAGGTGGCCAGCATCCCGTCACCTGCGGCGCTCGTCAGGAGGTAGAAACGATGTAAACCCCGTGCCTGCCCTCTCTGAACCACTCCGCCATCTCTTCTGTTTGCCCGAGGTAACACCATGACCCAGTCTGCCACCCAGTTCATTCAGCGCATGCTGCAAACCCACCCCCAGTCCGGCCAGTCGCCATTCGAGATGAGTGCTCTAGTGGAATGCATCAGCGCCTGCTTCGAGTGTGCCCAGGTTTGTACAAGCTGTGCCGACGCCTGCCTAGGCGAGACCGAACACCTCTCGCACCTAGCCCACTGCATCCGGCTCAACTCGGACTGCGCCGACATCTGTGACACCACCGGGCGGATACTGATCCGTCAGACCCAGCCTGAACTGAGTGTCATTCGCGCTCAAGTGCAGTCCTGCCTAGCGGCCTGCAAAGCCTGCGGCGACGAGTGCAAGCAGCATGCCGAAAAGATGAATATGAAGCACTGCGAACTCTGCGCCGAGTCCTGCCGCCGCTGCGAGCAGGCGTGTCAAGCACTGCTGAATGGAATGCAAGCTTAGTCTAAGAGAGTAAACGTTTTGACTCATCTCGGAGCTCAACGAAAGGTGGATGGATGAATCCATCCAAATGGACGCGGTGATGGGTTATAAGACGCTGCTCGCCGTTGGGGCTTAGCTGCAGCCTGCCATTCACACCTTCTGGCCCTGAGATTGAGAGCTGCTGATCAGGAAGGGTTGGGAGCATGGCGTGGAGTGAGCGGCGGCCACGCTACGGGGAGGCGAAGAAGATGACCGAGCGAGAGCAGAAACAAGACGGGGATCAGATTTCAGCAGGCCGATTGCAAGATCAGCCGTCCACTGGGCAGCATTCAAACTGCCAAGACGCTAAGGGCTGGAGGCTGGCAGGCTCCTTGCTGGCGATTTCAGCGCTGGGGCTGACAGGCTTCAGCTGCCTATTCCCGCTGGCAGCGGCCCAAGAGAACAGGCCTGTCACCGAAGTCCGAGTCAGTGCCGTTCGCTCTTTGTCGCCTCCACCATTCCAGAAACCGCCGAGTATCACTCCGCTCAAGCAAACTCCAGCCGCCAGCTTGCAACAAGGCTTGCGGCGTGCTTTGGATGGCCTTCAAAGCACGCCGCAGAGCCAACAGCAACGAATCACAACAATCAAAGCTGCCTGTCAGGCCGCTCAGGTTGGAGCGTTCGCGTTGGGTGGAAGTTATAAAGAGGTCTTGCAGCATTTAGGAGCTGTGCTCCAGGAACTTCAATTCGGGCAGAGAAAAGCTCTGGTAGACGAGCAGCTCAGCACCGCCCTGAAAGCACTGGGCAGCGTCCCGGTCGGCTACGCCAAAGCTCCCACTTCGCTGATCGCCTACCGTGGCGCGGCAGTGATCAACGCTCAAGGTGTCCGGATCAGCACGCTTGAACGGATTGACAAGATGACCGGCGAAGCCCCGATCACCCTGACCTTGACTGCCCGCTCAGGGGTTCACGCCACCGCCAAGCAGCAGACACACCTTCTGGCGCGAGACCTGATCTTCGGGCCGCGCAGCACTTACGGTGAAACGCTGGTGTTGACGCCGGTATCAAGCACCATACCTAATCGGAAGTAGGGAAGGGGAAGATAACTTGACTGGGAAGGGGAACCTATGCTGCTCAATCTTTACTCCGTTATCGCCCTGGCTGCTCTGTTCATCTTCGGGCTGGCGCTGCTCGCTGCTGCCGCCTGGCGTCCCAACGTCAAAAAGCTGAGCCAGCTGGGCGCTTGGAAGCAGTACCGTTTCGGCTTCCCCACTTACGCCCTGATCTTCCTCGCTTTTGATATGGAAATGATCTTTATGTACCCTTGGGCTGTCGTGTTCCGGGGCATCGGGCTGGAAGCGTTTCTGGATATGCTGGTGTTCATCGCCATTTTGCTCTCTGGGCTCTTTTACGCTTGGCGAATGGGCGGGCTGGAATGGGAGTAGTCGGCGGTGCATTCTTTACCCTGTTGGCCTTGGTTGTAGGCGTGGCATTCACCTTCTGGCTGGAACGGGCCTTGACTCTGGCGGTAGGGGCGGCGCAGTCTCTCAAGCTTAGCGAAGACGTTGTGCTCACACACGCCGACCGCTGGATGTACCCGGCGGGGCCAATCTCGGCACTGTTCGGCGTGACGGTCGCGGCGGCGGTCTTGCCGTTTGGTCCAAGACTCATCGGCGCTGACTTGGGCATCGGGGCGTTCTACTTCATTGTGGTGGTGGATTTTGTGGTGCTGGGCGTGGCACTGAGCGGCTGGGGCGCGGGCACGAGAAATGCCGTGGAGAGTTTTTACCGCATCACCGCGCAGCTCGTCTCCTACGTAATACCCCTGGGACTCGCTTATGTCGGAGCGTTAATGATGGCCGCGTCCCTCTCAACGACACAGATCGTGGAGGCGCAGCGTGACGTGTGGTTCATCGTGCTTCAACCGCTGGGCTTCATCCTGTACCTCGTCACGGGATTGATGCAGGCCTACCGCGCTCCCTTTTACGAGCCGCTCTCAGAACACCTCGGCGGCGGATTTTTGAACTTTGTTGGCGGCTGGAAAGCGCTGATGTGGCGCGCTGCGCTGGCTGGGCTGCTGTTCGTGATCTCAGCGATGGGCGCGGTGCTGTACCTGGGCGGGTGGCTCGGTCCCTGGCTGCCGCCGCCCGTCTGGATGCTGCTCAAAACCTTCGCGCTGATGACATTGATGCTGTGGCTGGGGCGACGCTTCAAGCCGCTCAGCACCGCGCAGATGCTCTCACTCTCCTGGCGCATTCTGATTCCTGCCGGACTCCTCAACGTCCTGGTTGTCGGCGGTCTGATTCTCGCAGGGGTGGGGCCGCAATGATGTTAGGTGAAACAGCGCAGTGGGTCGCCTTCATTCTGTTCACGCTGCTGACGGTGCTGGGCGCACTCGGCATGTCCACCACCATGAGCATGTTCCGCAGCGGCATCTTCCTGATGGCCTCGTTCATCGGCGTGGCAGGCCTGTTTATCTTGCTCTCCGCTGATCTGCTCGGCCTGTTGCAAATCATGATGTACATCGGCGGGATGCTGGTGATGATCCTCTTCATGCTGCTGTTCTCAATGGACCCTGGCGGAGCAATGATGGCAGGCATGGACATGTCGCCGGTTGAGCGGCTATTCAGCCGGGGGCTGAAACCACAGGACAAGGGCGAGGAGCATTCAGGCCAGGACGACATGGCCGGAGAGGAAGACTCAGACGGGGAAAAGCCTCACGATCACGCCGCAATGCAACATTCCGGGATGAAGATAGACGGGGAACACGATCACCATGCCATGCACAACAGTGACGACCAAGAAGGCCTGTCCGAACAAGCTCAACCGCAAAGTCACGGCGAGATGGCCGACATGGACATGGGCGACGAGGACGCGGCCCACAAGCCACACGACTACGCCGCCATAAATCACTCGGGCATGAACCACGGTGCCGCCGAGCAGCAGATGGGGGAGAACCATGCCATGACGCACGGCGATGCCGGGAACAGTCCGACGAGTGGAGAAAAGGACTGTGAGCACGGCCAGATGGATCATTCCAGCATGGATCACGGCGACATGGACATGGGCAACATGGATATGGACATGAGCATGGTCACACCCGCCCGGCCCTGGGCAGCGGCAATCGGTATTGCCTTCAGCGCCGTGCTGGTGGGTTTGCTGCTGTGGCGTCCCACCTGGCCCGTCACGAGTGCCGCCTTCAGCACCGATTCGCCCCGAGAGATCGGCATGCTGCTGATGGGCAAATACATGATGGCTTTCGAGGGCGTAGGCCTGCTGATCTTGCTGGGCATCTTCGGAGCCGTGTTTTTGCAGCGCCCTGGTTCGCACCCCTCGGATCAGGGTCGTGAGGCTTACGTCACCGCCGACAAGAATCCAGTTTCAATTGAGCTGGAGCCGGAGGACGAATCGTGACCATTCCCCTCAGTGCTTACCTGATCGTGGCGGCTCTCTTATTTGGCATCGGCATCTACACGGTGGTGGCGCAGCGCTCCGCCGTGATGGTGCTGATGGGCGTGGAAGTGCTGCTCAACGCCATAGGCCTCAATCTCATCGCCTTCTGGCGCTACGTGCATCCGCAGGACTACTCCGGTCAGATCTTCACCATCCTGATCGTGACGGTGGGAGCGATTGAAATGGCGGTCGGCCTCGCCATCATGATGCTGCTCTACCGCAACCGCCAGACGCAGCAAGTGGACGATTATCAGGAGTTGAAAGGATGACAGCCCTGCTACTGGCCGTGCCGCTCGCGCCGTTGGCCATTTCGCTGCTGATCGGTATATCGCAAAGCAAATATGCGGGCTGGCTGAACCTTGTGGGCGTCGTCCTGTCATTGCTGGCCCTGCTGCTGATCGGTGGGGCGAGTCCGGCGCTGTCAGGCCTCTGGTTTGAAAGCGGGGCATTTCGGATAACGGTGGGCCTCTCGCTGGACGGCCTCTCCAAGCTGCTGGCTTACCTGGTGGCGGGCGTCGGCCTGCTGGTCAGCGTCTACGCAGTGGGCTACATGCGGGGGGAAAAGGGGCAGCCTAGATTCTTCGCCACCTTTTCCTTCTTCATCGGCGCGATGCTCACCCTGGTGCTGTCCGACTCCTTCGCACTGCTGTTCGCTGCCTGGGAGGGCGTGGGGCTGGCCTCGTACCTGCTGATCGGCTTCCACTACACCGAGGAAAAAGCGCACAAAGCGGCATTCCGGGCTTTTCTGATGACGCGAGTGGGCGACGTGGGGCTGCTACTCGGCTGGCTGCTGGCGCTGAATCTGACCGGAACGAGCGACATCGCCACGTTTCTGACTCGGGTGAACACGCTTCCCGCCACGCTGCTGGCCGCCCTGTTCCTGATCGGGGCCATTGGCAAGAGTGCCCAACTCCCGCTGACCGCCTGGCTGCCCGACGCGATGGCTGGCCCCACACCAGTCTCAGCGCTGCTGCACTCGGCGACGATGGTGGCGGCGGGCGTGTACCTGCTGCTGAGGCTAGAACCGCTGTTTGCCGCTGCGCCCGCCGTCCTGCTGGCGGTGGCCATCGTGGGCGGCCTGACGGCGCTCTTCTCGGCCCTTGTCGCTACCGCCCAGACGGATCTCAAACGGGTGCTGGCGTGGTCAACAGTGTCGCAACTTGGAGAGATGTTTTTCGCTTATGGGCTGGGCGGGCCGTTTGCTGCCGCCTCCCATCTGGGGGTCCACGCGCTGTTCAAGTCGGCGCTGTTTCTGAGCGCGGGGGCCGTGCAGCATGCGGCGGACACGCTGGACATGCGGCGGCTGGGCGGCCTGTGGCGATTAATGCCGCTGAGCGCCCTTACCTTCACCCTGGCAGGCCTGACGCTGGCTGGAGTGCCCCCCTTCGGCGCGTTCTGGAGCGAGGAGGCCATTCTGGGCACGGCGGTTCAGGCCGGAACGTTCGTCGGCGCGTTTATGCTGCTGCTGATCTTTCTGGCGGGCGTCTACATCTCGCGGGCGGGCGTGGCGACCTTCTGGCCGAGGAGAGAGAACGCGAAAGCGCATGAAGTCGGTGCGTTGATGGCCTGGCCCGGTCTGATTCTGGCCGTTGCCGCGCTGTTCGGCGGCGTTCTGGGTGAAGTGCTGCGCGGCCTGTTGCCCTTCACTCCGTCGCCGGAAGTGACGCTGGGCTGGCGGATTGCGGCCATCTCTGCGAGTGTTCTGGGCCTCGCCTGGGGCGGTGTGTGGGCCGTTCGTTTGAGTGCTACTCCCGCTCTCGGCGACTGGCCGCGTGTGCTGGGAACGGCGCTGGAAGGCCTGATGGTGGGCATGGCGCGGGGCACCTGGGCACTCTCACTCGGGTTGCAGCGGCTGGAAGGGGGACTGAACGGCGCGGCACGATCTACCGCTCACGCGGCGCTGGGCAGCAGTCTCGGCGTTCAGCGGGCGGAGTCCAGCTTTGATACTTCCGGGCGGGTAGTCGCCGACTTTACACTGTCGGGCGCGAATCTGACTGCCCGCGCCGAGGAAGGCGGCTTCGCACAGGGAGCTGACAACCTGGCCCGAAGTCTGGGCAACCTGGGCACCCGGCTACGCGGTCTGGAAACCGGAAAGATTTACCTCTACACCCTGATTCTCTTCGGCTGGGTGCTGGTCATGGCCGTGGGGGCCGTGCTGTGGCACTGAGCGGCCCGTTCAATTCGCACCTCATTGGAGAATTCTTGTGCTGAACCTCATTATCTTCCTGCCCCTGCTGACTGGGTTGCTGATTCTGGCCCTCCCCGCCTCGCGTCCCGCTTTGCTGCGCTGGGCGTCACTGGGCGGCGCTGGTTTGACACTGCTTGGCAGCTTGTGGCTGTGGTTCAGCTTTGATGGCAGGGCGGGCGGCATTCAGTCGCGCACGGTCACGAATTGGGTTCCCTCCATCGGCGCGAGTTACGACGTGGGCCTGAGCGGGCTGGGCCTCGCCATAATCGTTCTCACGGCCCTACTGCTGACCTTGGTCATGGTCTACGTCTTATCGGAACGGGAGCGAGTCAAGGAACACGCCTTCCTCTTTTTGCTGATGGGCACCGGCCTGATTGGTCTGTTCTCGGCTCAGGATTTGCTGCTGTTCTACCTGTTCTTTGAGGTCGCACTGGTGCCGATGTATTTCATCGTGGGCATCTGGGGCGGCGAGGGCAGGCGGTATGCGGCCATGAAGTTTTTTCTCTACACGCGGGCGGGCAGCCTGGCGATGCTGCTGAGTTTTCTGGCGCTGTATCTCGGCACGCCGGGCACGGGCGGCGCGGCCCACAGCTTCTCCATCGCGGCAGTCGCGGCGGCGCAGCCTTACGCCGGGACCACTGCCGCCTTCTGGGTGATGCTGGGGTTGCTGCTGGGCTTCGGTGTCAAACTGCCCACCTTTCCACTCCACAACTGGCTGCCCGACGCGCACGTGGAAGCGCCCACCGAGGGCAGCGTGATGCTGGCGGGCGCTCAACTCAAGATGGGCGCGTACGGGCTGCTGTTTATCCTGTTGCCGCTGATGCCGCAAACGGTGCAGCGCTACGCCTGGTTGCTGGCCGCGCTGGGCATCATCTCGCTGGTGTACGGCGCACTGGCGGCCCTGGCGCAGCGCGATCTCAAGCGGCTGATCGCTTACACCTCCATCAACCACATGGGTTACGTGATGTTAGCGGCGGGCATCTGGGGACTCACCAGTAATTTGGCAGTGCGCGAGCTGACCTTAAACGGTGCGGCCTTCCAGATGGTCAGTCACGGCCTGCTGACTGGCGGGATGTTCTTTCTGGTGGGCATTCTGGGCCACCGCGCCGGAACGCGCAATATTGACGCGTTCGGCGGGCTGATGTCGCTGCCGCGCTTCGCCGGACTGCTGGGCCTGCTGGCCTTCGGTTCGCTGGGTCTGCCGGGGCTGTCGGGCTTTGTGGCCGAGTTTCAGGTGATCGGGGCCACGGTGGGCGTGAACATATGGCTGGCAGTGCTGACGGTTCTTGGGCTGCTTATTTCCACTGGCCTGTATCTGCGCGTTTTGGCAGGGGTGCTGATGGGTCAGAAACCCGCAGAATTGAATATTCAGGACTTGAACGGGCGTGAGTTGTGGGCGATTGTTCCGCTGGCGGTTCTCTCGCTGTTGCTGGGCATTTTACCTGCTGTGCTGCTGGAGCCACTGTCCAATGCCGTGCGCTCCCTCGCGGCACTGGGACGCTGAACATGAACTGCCTTGATCTGTGGGCCATCGGGCCGGAACTGGCTCTGGCGCTGACCTGCCTGCTGCTCGTTCCGTTGGCCGGATTGGTGCGCGGCAAATGGCGGGCGCTGCCGTCCATCTTCGCGGGATTCGGCATGGTCGTGGCGCTGTTCCTGAACATTCAAACCCTCAACTTCCCCCAGCAAGCCGTCTTCTGCGGCACCTACGCGCTGGACGGCTTCGGCAGCGTCTTCAAGCTGCTGATCATCGGCTCGGCTTTACTGGCTCTGCTGCCCATCGCCGCTTACTTTCATGGACGCGACGCCGAACCGCACGCCCCCGTCGCGCTGATGTTTGCCGTGCTGGGCGGGGTGGCGCTGGCGGGCAGCTTAGATCTGGGATTGATCGTGCTGTTCCTCCAGATGCTCAGCACCGCCTCTTACCTGCTGGTCAGCGTGACGCGCGGCGGTAAGCGGGCCAACGAGGCCACGCTCAAATACTTCATCTACGGCGCGGTGGCGCTGGCAGTCATGGCCTACGGCCTGAGTTTTCTCTACGGCCTGACCGGAAGTCTGTCGCTGAGCAGCATCGGTGCGGCGCTGGGCGGAGCTGATCCGGTGTGGGTCTGGGTGGCGCTGACGCTCATTCTGGTGGGCTACGCTTTCGAGATCACCGCCGTGCCTTTTCACTTCTGGGCACCGGATGTCTACGCCGGAGCGAGTGCGCCGGTCACGGGTTTCATCTCGGTGCTGCCCAAGATCGCCGGATTCGCCGGACTGCTTCGGCTGCTATTGATCGCCTTTCCAAACGGGCTTTCGGGCTGGCCCATCCTGATCGCCGTCCTGGCCGCCCTGACTATGCTGCTGGGCAACCTGGCGGCGCTGCGCCAAACCCGGCTCAAGCGGCTGCTGGCTTACTCCAGCATCGCGCAGGCGGGCTACGTGCTGATGGCAGTGGCGGTGGCCGGAACAGTGCCAGGAGCACTGAGCGCAGCAGGCTACTATCTGGCGGCGTATGCCTTCATGAATCTGGCAGCATTTACGGTGGTGGCGCAGTTCGAACGGAAAAGTGGGCAAGACCAGCTCACCAGTCTGCGTGGACTTTCAAAAACTGCCCCCGGTACGGCGGCGCTGCTGACGCTGGCGTTACTCTCGCTGGCTGGAATTCCCCCGCTGGCCGGGTTTCTGGGCAAGGTCTTGCTGCTGCAAATGGCCTTGTCGGGTGGGCTGACCTGGCTGGCGGTGTTCGCGGCGCTGAATATGGTGCTGGGGCTGTACTACTACCTTCGGCCCGTCGTGGAGATGTATTTGCGCTCCCCCGAAGGTGAGACTGAGCTGCACCGTGAGCCGGGGTACGGCTGGGCGCTGGGCCTGACCACCTTCGGTACGCTGCTGCTGGGGATCTGGCCTGCACCCGCGCTGGCGTTACTGTCTGGGCTGGCGCGGATGCTGCATTGAATGTCGGCTCTACCCGTGATGCGCCGCCAGCAAGGTGAAAGTAAACACGCTCCCGGCGGCGCTGGACTCGACCTTGAGACTGCCGCCCATGCGCTCGACCAGCCCTTTGGCGATCGTCAGGCCTACGCCGCTGCCGTCACTGCGCGTGCGAGCCGCATCCACCCGGTAAAAACGCTCAAAAATACGGCTTAAGTGTTCCGGCGGGATGCCAACGCCGGTATCCCGCACTTCAAAAATGACAACTCCGCCCTGCTGACGGGCGCTAAGGCTGACCTGACCGCCGCTGGGCGTATGGCGCACGGCGTTACTCAGCAGATTGGCCAGCACCTGCGAGGTGCGCTCCTCATCCCCGGTCACGGCAGGGAAGGGGTGGGGCAAATCAAGTTCAAGACGCAACCCCTGCTCCTCGGCTGCGCCTTCAAAGCGTGCGATTGCCGCCTGCATGACCTCTTGCGGCTGGAAGTTGCTGAGGCGCAACTCCACCGCGCCCGCCTCCACCCTTGACACCAGGCTAAGGTCTCTGGCCAGCCGTTCCAGGGCGCGGGTTTCGCGGATGATGGCCTGCGACGCAGCGGCAGAATTCATAACCTGATCTTCCAGCGCCTCAGCGTAACCCCGCAGGGCACTGAGCGGCGTGCGGAGTTCGTGAGCCACATTGGTGATCAGCTCAATGCGGCCCCTTTCTACTTGCTCCAGGGCGCTGGCCATGCGGTTGAAATGGCGGGCCAGATCGGTGAGTTCGTCCTGACCCTGTTCGGGGAGGCGGCGGGTGTACTCACCTGCGGCGATGGCGTGGCTCCCGTCGCGCAGCAGGGCCACGCTGTGCATCATCCGCCGGGCCGAAAAAAGCGCCGTGAGCGCCGCCACCGTCAATGACAGCGGCACCGAGGCGATCAGCGCGGAGGTGAGAGTGCCGCGCACGCCGCGCTCCAGGTCTGGGCGCAGGGAAGCGCCGTTCGGGCCAATCAGCGCCACCATCTGCTCAACATGGTGGCGGATGAAGGCAGGGGCGAGCAGTTCGGCAATCAGCAGGAGTGCGCCCAGCGCTACGATGATGACCAGCAGATGCGATAAAAACAGTCGAGGAAAGAGTTTCATCCTCTCATACCAGCTCGTCTTTGAAGCGGTAGCCCACACCCCGCACCGTCTCGATGTAGCGCGGGTGCTCCGGATCGTCGCTCAACTTCTTTCGGAGGCTGGTGATATGCACGTCGACCACGCGGGACGATCCCGGCAGCGAATTGTCCCACAAGCGCTCCAGCAATCTCTCGCGGCTCCAGACCAGTCCGGGGTGCTGCGCCAGTGTGATGAGCAGATCGTATTCCAGTCGCGACAGCTCGATGACCTCGCCGCTGAGCGTCACCCGGCGGCTGCGCGCATCAAGTGACAGCTCACCGCTGCGCGTTTCATGCCGCACGCCCACCCGGCGCAGCAACACGCGCACGCGGGCCAGCACTTCACGCGGACTGAAGGGCTTGACCACGTAATCGTCAATGCCGATGGCCAGTCCGCGCAACTTGTCTTCCTCCTCGCTGCGGGCGCTCAGCATCAGGATGGGCAGTTCCAATCCGCGTGCACGGGCCTCGGCGGCGACTTCCAGTCCGCTGAAGCCCGGCAGCATCCAGTCGAGAATGGCGAGGTCAGCACTGCCCATCAGTGGCAAGGCGGCGTCACCGCTGACAGCGCTCAGTACCGTGTGTCCTTCCGTCGCCAGGTAGGCGGCCAGGATTTCCTGAATGGCCGGGTCATCGTCGACGATCAGGATGCGGGCCATACGCCTCCTTGAACCAATCTCAAATGCCGCGCTTGATCAGCCACTGGCGGTAGAGGTACATCTCGTCGGCTTGGGTGCGGATAATCTCGCGGGCCAGCTTGGTCACGCGGGCGTCGCTGCTCTTTTGCAGGGCCAACGTGGCCATCTCAATGGCGCTGGCGTGGTGCGGGAGCATCCCGGTGACAAATCCGGCGTCGCTGTCTTTATTGGTTTTCAGTGCCGCCAGCATCCCGTCCATCTCCTTGGCCATGCCGGTTTGCCAGGATTTGTCTACCCCACCGAGGCTACCCAGCCAACTGGTCATATCTTTAATTTCTTTTTGCTGGGCGCTGATAACGGCTTTCGTCCAGGTCTTGACCTGCGCGTCCTTGACGTTGTTGATCACGGCCTTGCTCATGTCGATGGCCCCTTGGTGGTGGACGATCATCATGGAGAGGAAAGCGCGATCAAAGGCCTTGCCACTGAGGCTGGACAGGTTCTTGTCTGCCTGGACAGTGTGGGTCATCCCCGGCATGCTGTCCATCTTCTGCGCTGGGGCCAGGCCTAACATGGCCAGGGAAAGGGCGGATATCAGCGAAACAGTCTTGAGTTTATTTTTCATAGGTGTAACCTCACCGACCACGCTAGAGCGGTCCTGTTAAGTTCGCGTAAAGGAAACTGTGATGTGGGAGGTGGAGTAGAAAAAACCTCCCGTCAGCCGTCGGGCCAGCAGGAGGAGCGCTTCGGAGTACGCCTGATTCAGGTGTATTTGAGCGCTTCCATCAGTTCCTCGACGATCTCGATACTGTCGCCGCGCTGATGCGATGTGGCCACGTGCGCTTCCAAGTGGCCGCGCAGCACCACCTCGCCCGCACCCGATAAGGCCCCCTGCACCGCTTTAATCTGCCTCAGCACGTCCACGCAGTAAGCGTCGGGGTCATCCAGCATTCTCACGATGGCGTCAAGGTGGCCGCGTGCGATCTTCAGGCGGCGCGAGGCGCGTTTGCGGGAGTCTTCCGGCATACACAACC
This portion of the Deinococcus detaillensis genome encodes:
- a CDS encoding metal-sensitive transcriptional regulator, translated to MPEDSRKRASRRLKIARGHLDAIVRMLDDPDAYCVDVLRQIKAVQGALSGAGEVVLRGHLEAHVATSHQRGDSIEIVEELMEALKYT